The following DNA comes from Papaver somniferum cultivar HN1 chromosome 4, ASM357369v1, whole genome shotgun sequence.
AAGTCACTAgttgatgataccagtgacccgAGTTtaaccaaattctttaccgattaaaaaaaaaagaaggctgCCTCTAATTGATACATGGCACCTGAATAGAGAAATTCTAATAACTTTTGATTAAATGGAATCATGTCTTAATCAACAAAATTAACCTTTCTGCTCAAACTGTTTTAACAGTCAATGTCATAATCAAATCTGAGCTTTTTAAAACAATCAAAAATATGGTCCTCACAAGAAGAATCTGGCTAATCATTGTTGGTAATGGATAATGAGTATGTGTAAACCAAAATTAAGGTTGAATATTCTGATGGCTCCACTCATTTCAttgatgcaaaaaaaataaagtgtCTAGTTGACAAGTTGCTGTGTGTGAGCATTGTCATTTCAGAGTCATACAGCACTTTCCAGTGTTTATAAAGAAGAAAGGCATCCAATACTCCTAATCTTGTTGTGGTCCACAATCCACAGCACTCATGAACCCTAAAAGATAACACTATCAAAGAAACCAAATCAGCCATAGACTTCCAAAGATTTTCAAATAAATGGCCAACTTGTCACGAGAATCGCAATTGCAATATCCCCATCAAAATGCAGAATGAGATAATATTCCGGCAAAAGAGAGTTTATGGTGTCTGTAGTAATGCATGCTCTCGTGAGCTTGACAAGATGGCGCAAAGACGAAGAGTCAGCCGAAGTAACCACTTAAATATAGTAACGTAGTATTTGTCAGTGTCTGTCACAAGCTCACACAGCTCATATCTAATCACATTGTCCCCAGAAACAAATAACAAGAGTACATGAGAATGTGTGGTGTTAGTATATAGTTGATGATGATTTGAGGTTTACCAAATTATTACCACATTGAAAAGTTACAACTCGAAACCCTTGACTACTTCTGACATGAAAAAAAAAGCACCACTTCTAACTTAAAAACTTAGTCTCCTCCAAAAGTCTAATCATGAATATGCACAATCACAGAAAAGCACTAGAATGAATAGTCATGTGATAATCGATTAGAATAGAAGTAAAATTACACCTTTCTGACGTATGCTGCTTATCCCACTCTATCTACTAGTAGCGAATGAATTCATATGAACTGAAACATACATCAAACTACATTATTAACGAATGGCCTTACAGAGGAACGATCTCTCCATCTTGGGATGCCAGCGCGGAAAACCCcttgaagaacatcaacccagtCCGTCATGATAGATTCTTTCTGTTCTTGAATGTAGGCATATTCCTTCTCCATTATTAGCTCCAGGTCTTCCAAATGCTTCACCTTTAAACTTGTCTTGCGCAACTATTAACACAAACAAAGTAAAAGCAAGTTAGTTTTTACTGACCATAGGTTGATATCTTTGGATTATGAATCCACGAGaatgaaacaaaagaagaaaatgacCTGTGTCTCAATAATCGTTGCAACTAATTGTTCAATTTCTCTGTCCTCCTGATCTGCCAACCTCTTAGAATGAGCAGCAGCTGTTCCAAGAGCAGTAGCCATTGCAGCTCTAATTCGCAGTTTTATAGGCACATGATTCATCTCTGCCGTGGCTTCCTGAGTTTCTGCGAGAACAGATTATAAGATGGCAAACATCAGTTCAGGGACACTAAATTGGCGAGGAGTAGCCACAAGTATAAACAGGTGATGATATGAGAACAGAGAGACTATAGGAAGTCCAAGAATGCAGGCATATGCAAAAATAGATGAAGCACTAAAGGGACAGGGGAAAACTCAGAGATGGAGCTGTCAACATTTCAGTTCAGTGGTAAGAAAAGTTATTACCTAATTCACTGGGTTTTTCTCCTGTCTTCATATCTTCAACAATGGGTACCCTGAAATAGTGAAGTATCAATATCAGAATGCCAACATGTAAAACAATAAAGATTTTCAACTATGAGAACATTATGACGATAAAACTACCCTTCtcctgtcttcaaatcttcaacaaTGGGTGCCCTGAAATAGGGCAGTATCAATATCAGAATGCCAACATGCAAAACAATAAAGATTTTCAACACTGAGAACATAATGGTGATAAAACTAACCCTTCtcctgtcttcaaatcttcaacaaTTGGTGCCCTGAAATAGCGCAGTATCAATATCAGAATGCCAACATGCAAAACAATAAAGATTTCCAACTATGAGAACATCATGATGATAAAACTAACCCTTCtcctgtcttcaaatcttcaacaacGGGTGCCCTGAAATAGTGCAGTATCAGTATCAGAATGCCGACATgcaaaataataaatattttcaACTGTGAGAACATCATGTTGATAAATCTAACCCTTCATCTTcatgtctcaagataggagacaaAGTATCAGCTTCGGCTTGACCCTCAAACATCACCCTTGCATATGGGTTTTCATCGCATATCGCTGCAATAGCAGCCTCCGCTGCTGCCGCTCCAATACGAGTGCCCATTCCTGTGGATAACTTAGCAATCTAATGAAGAGAAGACACTGTTAATATTTAGTGTCCAGTTTCTGCCCGATCAGTGAAGGGGGGAAAGAAAAGAGCAATAGCTTATACTATTTACAAAGACTCGTCCACATAAAAATAATATCAAGAGTGACAGCATATTTTTACCTGTTTCATCAATGAACTGCCAGAATCTGCAAATGGAGCAATACATCTTCGCTTAGAAGGAGGTTCTTCAGTCTCAACCTCAGCAGTCTGCACAGTCTCTTTTGTAGGTTCTTGATAGTGATTCTCTTTTTCTATAGTTTCTTTTGCAATCTCTTGAAGCCCAACTGAAGAAGGTTCATGCGATTTAACATTGTTTGCGTCAGTGGTGTTCTTTTCATCACCCTTTCCATTGGTCATACTCAACACGAGTTCACCAAAAGGCAGTTCTATTAGCCTAGAGATACACTCAAGCTTATTCTTTTTTTGAACATCTTGTGCAACCAGATCCCAGTCATCTCCATGTTTCATAACAGATTCCAGAAGAAGAAGAGTCTCTGCTTCAGTCCATGCATCAGTTCCACTATTATTCACGCTTTCTTTGCTATCATGAAAGTTGAAGTCCTCAACTGGCTTGCTTTCACAATAAACTTTGAAGCATTTTACACAGAGTACCTGCCCCTTTTGCTGAAAAGAACAAATATAAACTGTCAGGAATAACAGGTTGAGATAGTTCTTTTCTTCATGCCAATATTATTTAATCTAGAGATCTCTAGTCATTGATCTAAGTTCAGGactcgatagatcaatctgagaTTGCTATACTATTAAGTTTATCATAGAATATAAGACTGTAAAACTTACACATTGGTCACCACAAATAACTTGACAACATTTGCTATATAATGAACCCCAAAAGGAATTATAGAAAGGAAAAGAAGCGAAAATTCTAAGAAGGATAAGCTTCGTAATTACCCGCAGGTTTTATGAACTGCAAATTAGTTCCTTAAATATCCATAATAAAAGTTTCAATGAGAAAAACATTCCTGCCAATTGTTTTGTAGCATCTGACTACTGACATGAAGTATATAATGTTACCAAGTCCTATAAACTATGTCGAATTCCATTTTCCATCAATAGACCTATTCAACTTCTTGTTAACTATCGTAGTAACACACGTGACGACATGATCAACGTACTCTCGAGTCGGTGTGTAACAACAATTTGATAAACTAAAGTGTTAAGGCAAAGACAAAGTAAAACAAACTTAATTCTGTAAAACTAGAAACTGAACTACATCATCTAATTAAACACTGGTTGGTACAAATCAAATTTAATAAGGTTTTACAAAATAATGAACCCCAAATGCAAATACAAAAGTGAAAGAAGTAAGAACTCTCAGTAGGATTGGCTTCTTGATTACTAGTCAGTTTTTGCAGCTTTAGCACCTCGTTTAACTACTTCAACGATAATTTAAAGTTCTTATAAATACCTACAACAAAGGTCTCGATAAAGCGATATATTCCTGCCATTACATTAACTTATCCTGCAGCTAACAAGCTTTACAAACTATGTCAATTCCGATTTTTGATCAATAAACTTATTAGACGTGTTGTTTTCTTTATAGTGAGACACATGGTAGCCTAATCAATGTATTTTGTGTCGATACTAACAGCTCATTCCATAACATAATGCAACAGTTTAGCACCATGTTTAACTACTTCAATGTTAATTTAATGTTCTTAAATACCTAAATAAACATCGATATAATCCTGCCTTTACATTAACCCTGTCCTAGTGTTAACAAGCTTTACAAACTATGTCAATTCCGATTTTTAATGAATAAACTTATTAGACTCGTAGTTTACTACCGTAGTGACACACATGGTATAGCATAATCAGTGTATTTCGTGTCAATACTAACAGATCATTCCATAACTTAATAGAAAGGGAAGTAAAACAAACACAATCCAACAATCTGAACACAACATACCTTGTCAGAGTCATAGTATCCTGAACCACAGTCTTCGCCACAAGTCCCACAAACAACTTCTTTCCGCTTAACCAAATCACCAAACACGTCATTATAAGAAGCTAAAGGAGGTAACCTAAACCCATTTTCTCCTCCTTTTTCAACATCCTCATTCAAAGTCTTTGGCAACGCAACCGCCTTCACAGACCCTGGCTCCGCGACTACACGAACCCCATTGGGGGCTCCTTCTTCAAATCTAACCATAACTTTTTCGTCAACCTCATCCTTGACTTTGGCCAAAGCGTTGTGACCACCATCAGGCGAAGATGAAGTAATAACACTAAAATTAATCAAACCccatttctctaaaaacaaaaaaactttatGTAACAAACTAACATCACCAATTAACGATTTCCTAATCTCTGTAAACGTAAGTCTTCTCGACGGGTCTTCTCTGTATTTATTAATAATGAAATCTCTATAATCTTTATAGACCTTTGGGGTTCTCGAAATTGATGcccctttgaagaattctttgagAAATGTTGtctcaatttcatgaatctcatcccatgaaaaccaacctgaaagaaaaaaagagggcaaacaaaaaaaattaggtAGTTATatgaaagttagggtttttatcAGAAAAAACGAGAAATttgacgaaattagggttttgcaaagTTAGGGGTTCTGATTACTTACTTGAGTAAATGGGAATGGAGTAAAGCTCTTGCTGTTCAGGCTCGTTGGCGGGAAGAAGTTTCGAATTTTCTTCATCGTTGTTAATCTCCATCTGGTTTTTTGGGAGGTATTTCTAAAGAGAGAAACGGTGTGGGGTGTCCGTATTTTGTTAAGCTGAGGGTTAAAATATTGTGACTTTGTAGACTAGGCGTGATGGCCAACCAACAGTACTTGCTGGCCGAGTAGGAGTAGCTCACGCAGGGGTTCTTTGGCAACCGTGCTCAGGACCAAGCTACACACTGGATTAAAAAT
Coding sequences within:
- the LOC113271706 gene encoding SWI/SNF complex subunit SWI3A-like isoform X3, with the translated sequence MEINNDEENSKLLPANEPEQQELYSIPIYSSWFSWDEIHEIETTFLKEFFKGASISRTPKVYKDYRDFIINKYREDPSRRLTFTEIRKSLIGDVSLLHKVFLFLEKWGLINFSVITSSSPDGGHNALAKVKDEVDEKVMVRFEEGAPNGVRVVAEPGSVKAVALPKTLNEDVEKGGENGFRLPPLASYNDVFGDLVKRKEVVCGTCGEDCGSGYYDSDKQKGQVLCVKCFKVYCESKPVEDFNFHDSKESVNNSGTDAWTEAETLLLLESVMKHGDDWDLVAQDVQKKNKLECISRLIELPFGELVLSMTNGKGDEKNTTDANNVKSHEPSSVGLQEIAKETIEKENHYQEPTKETVQTAEVETEEPPSKRRCIAPFADSGSSLMKQIAKLSTGMGTRIGAAAAEAAIAAICDENPYARVMFEGQAEADTLSPILRHEDEGAPVVEDLKTGEGVPIVEDMKTGEKPSELETQEATAEMNHVPIKLRIRAAMATALGTAAAHSKRLADQEDREIEQLVATIIETQLRKTSLKVKHLEDLELIMEKEYAYIQEQKESIMTDWVDVLQGVFRAGIPRWRDRSSVRPFVNNVV
- the LOC113271706 gene encoding SWI/SNF complex subunit SWI3A-like isoform X2 → MEINNDEENSKLLPANEPEQQELYSIPIYSSWFSWDEIHEIETTFLKEFFKGASISRTPKVYKDYRDFIINKYREDPSRRLTFTEIRKSLIGDVSLLHKVFLFLEKWGLINFSVITSSSPDGGHNALAKVKDEVDEKVMVRFEEGAPNGVRVVAEPGSVKAVALPKTLNEDVEKGGENGFRLPPLASYNDVFGDLVKRKEVVCGTCGEDCGSGYYDSDKQKGQVLCVKCFKVYCESKPVEDFNFHDSKESVNNSGTDAWTEAETLLLLESVMKHGDDWDLVAQDVQKKNKLECISRLIELPFGELVLSMTNGKGDEKNTTDANNVKSHEPSSVGLQEIAKETIEKENHYQEPTKETVQTAEVETEEPPSKRRCIAPFADSGSSLMKQIAKLSTGMGTRIGAAAAEAAIAAICDENPYARVMFEGQAEADTLSPILRHEDEGAPVVEDLKTGEGAPIVEDLKTGEGVPIVEDMKTGEKPSELETQEATAEMNHVPIKLRIRAAMATALGTAAAHSKRLADQEDREIEQLVATIIETQLRKTSLKVKHLEDLELIMEKEYAYIQEQKESIMTDWVDVLQGVFRAGIPRWRDRSSVRPFVNNVV
- the LOC113271706 gene encoding SWI/SNF complex subunit SWI3A-like isoform X1; this translates as MEINNDEENSKLLPANEPEQQELYSIPIYSSWFSWDEIHEIETTFLKEFFKGASISRTPKVYKDYRDFIINKYREDPSRRLTFTEIRKSLIGDVSLLHKVFLFLEKWGLINFSVITSSSPDGGHNALAKVKDEVDEKVMVRFEEGAPNGVRVVAEPGSVKAVALPKTLNEDVEKGGENGFRLPPLASYNDVFGDLVKRKEVVCGTCGEDCGSGYYDSDKQKGQVLCVKCFKVYCESKPVEDFNFHDSKESVNNSGTDAWTEAETLLLLESVMKHGDDWDLVAQDVQKKNKLECISRLIELPFGELVLSMTNGKGDEKNTTDANNVKSHEPSSVGLQEIAKETIEKENHYQEPTKETVQTAEVETEEPPSKRRCIAPFADSGSSLMKQIAKLSTGMGTRIGAAAAEAAIAAICDENPYARVMFEGQAEADTLSPILRHEDEGAPVVEDLKTGEGAPIVEDLKTGEGAPIVEDLKTGEGVPIVEDMKTGEKPSELETQEATAEMNHVPIKLRIRAAMATALGTAAAHSKRLADQEDREIEQLVATIIETQLRKTSLKVKHLEDLELIMEKEYAYIQEQKESIMTDWVDVLQGVFRAGIPRWRDRSSVRPFVNNVV
- the LOC113271706 gene encoding SWI/SNF complex subunit SWI3A-like isoform X4; this translates as MEINNDEENSKLLPANEPEQQELYSIPIYSSWFSWDEIHEIETTFLKEFFKGASISRTPKVYKDYRDFIINKYREDPSRRLTFTEIRKSLIGDVSLLHKVFLFLEKWGLINFSVITSSSPDGGHNALAKVKDEVDEKVMVRFEEGAPNGVRVVAEPGSVKAVALPKTLNEDVEKGGENGFRLPPLASYNDVFGDLVKRKEVVCGTCGEDCGSGYYDSDKQKGQVLCVKCFKVYCESKPVEDFNFHDSKESVNNSGTDAWTEAETLLLLESVMKHGDDWDLVAQDVQKKNKLECISRLIELPFGELVLSMTNGKGDEKNTTDANNVKSHEPSSVGLQEIAKETIEKENHYQEPTKETVQTAEVETEEPPSKRRCIAPFADSGSSLMKQIAKLSTGMGTRIGAAAAEAAIAAICDENPYARVMFEGQAEADTLSPILRHEDEGAPIVEDLKTGEGVPIVEDMKTGEKPSELETQEATAEMNHVPIKLRIRAAMATALGTAAAHSKRLADQEDREIEQLVATIIETQLRKTSLKVKHLEDLELIMEKEYAYIQEQKESIMTDWVDVLQGVFRAGIPRWRDRSSVRPFVNNVV